In a genomic window of Quercus lobata isolate SW786 chromosome 4, ValleyOak3.0 Primary Assembly, whole genome shotgun sequence:
- the LOC115984681 gene encoding uncharacterized protein LOC115984681, producing MQALDRVRPGPDVDTQLAQQPNHRSSPLWSCAADEEVPGMIKVRRRKCVLPQGGLDPCIMQHIDAAGLNGLFKVPDMEVDHALITALVERWRPETHTFHLPHGEMGITLQDMEVMLGLPVDGLPVTGKTDYIWNELCEQLLGHKPPPPIPNSNKSILAGARIRYTWLDAQFADPLVADAADEVVQQHACYHLLVRMGALLFMDRSADRVSLLPLQLLNPVSNARRYSWGSAALAWLYRQLCGASKKDAMQIGGALLLVQLWAYSRLTQLCPVVRPPLPPVHSGPLAIRWSGPKCTAEHATHVLAAYRASLATVRAEQIVWEPYTHTLGSLPAYCTAGQHIWRAEVPLIFFWIVEWHHPERVLRQFGMKQPVPSVVDTSTTLHKISLQGKWEKNWEVEHDPFIRQWANRVNVVRGSDLLDDDDTYLVEYMMWYNRHTRRYITPDSAYWELMVRTMIRSIQRCDEGSDMHTDLTFTLELVEELGRLKLANALAEAVDIDTQAAVRGGQRGGSRGGGHRGGGQAGRSRTTESAPIYEEGNEEGVEEAWLGTDWVLSDDDGRTPRCTPGDGAGPSHTVDHQGTVPAHTTSHGASTDFEGPPRMSPLVFSGSAHDGGCIFVPTPGMPTPPLVHVDPTMSAPSQTPHGEAVQIEQIPAEDIEPVEALRRSRRPRAHAPDCGTGDGMYFVYTSHLLELLVLFNFFSAKVWRTRKMASQWRRDNDDGPADRSPHFFKIILPNAVQEGKLRIPDKFVQKFGVDLSDMAFLSIPNGRKWKVKLTRNAGGVWFQNGWSEFASSHGVAVGHLLVFKYVGNSQFHVLIFDATATEIDYTLDDELQVHRIEDDESDDSSIEIIKHFYRGEGSGSAHPKKDGGVAKNLVIANAFKSENPLFTVIMRPSYVNGKDRAVKRCRSNRYLLLELLVAGHFSLPQDIINYLPRDGFTKDYTKASILPVKLQIVDRVWPVKLYIYERRGGSSCVVSAGWSAFVRENSLQVEDVCVFELIMRDGVLLNVHIFKCQD from the exons ATGCAGGCACTAGATAGAGTGCGGCCTGGACCCGATGTGGATACCCAGTTGGCCCAGCAGCCGAATCATCGGTCAAGTCCGCTTTGGAGTTGCGCCGCTGACGAG GAGGTGCCTGGCATGATAAAGGTTCGACGCCGTAAATGTGTATTGCCACAGGGTGGGTTAGATCCATGTATCATGCAACACATAGATGCAGCAGGGTTGAATGGTTTATTCAAGGTTCCTGATATGGAGGTCGACCACGCCTTGATCACGGCGTTGGTTGAGCGGTGGCGTCCGGAGACGCACACGTTCCACTTACCTCATGGAGAAATGGGTATCACCTTGCAAGATATGGAGGTGATGCTGGGGCTTCCGGTGGATGGGTTGCCTGTCACTGGGAAGACAGACTACATATGGAATGAGCTGTGCGAACAGTTGTTGGGCCATAAACCTCCACCCCCGATACCAAACTCAAACAAGTCTATCCTTGCTGGGGCGAGGATAAGATACACCTGGCTTGATGCACAGTTTGCCGATCCCTTAGTTGCGGACGCTGCTGACGAAGTCGTGCAGCAACATGCCTGCTACCACCTACTTGTACGGATGGGGGCCCTCTTGTTCATGGACAGGTCTGCGGACCGGGTCTCACTGCTGCCTCTGCAGTTGCTCAACCCAGTCAGCAATGCGAGACGGTATAGCTGGGGTAGTGCAGCATTGGCCTGGCTGTATAGGCAACTTTGTGGTGCATCGAAGAAGGATGCGATGCAGATTGGAGGAGCACTGTTGTTGGTGCAGCTATGGGCCTATTCAAGGTTGACACAATTATGCCCTGTTGTGAGGCCGCCTCTACCACCAGTGCACTCAGGGCCCCTTGCCATTAG GTGGAGCGGGCCAAAATGCACCGCAGAGCATGCCACACACGTCCTTGCTGCGTACCGGGCGTCACTGGCTACAGTACGGGCCGAGCAG ATTGTATGGGAGCCGTATACGCATACGCTAGGCTCCCTACCTGCGTATTGCACTGCTGGGCAGCATATTTGGAGGGCCGAGGTGCCGTTGATATTCTTTTGGATAGTGGAGTGGCATCATCCTGAGCGAGTCCTCCGTCAGTTTGGGATGAAGCAACCAGTTCCAAGTGTCGTGGATACGTCAACTACCCTTCACAAGATATCCCTTCAGGGTAAATGGGAGAAGAACTGGGAGGTAGAACATGATCCCTTTATTCGGCAATGGGCCAACCGAGTGAATGTAGTTCGTGGGTCCGATCTCCTAGACGATGATGATACGTATCTCGTTGAGTACATGATGTGGTACAATCGCCACACAAGGCGGTACATAACACCAGATTCCGCATATTGGGAACTCATG GTTCGGACGATGATTAGGTCTATACAGAGGTGCGATGAAGGTTCTGACATGCACACTGACCTTACATTTACACTAGAGCTTGTGGAGGAGCTAGGCCGACTTAAATTGGCGAATGCGCTTGCAGAAGCAGTTGACATTGATACACAGGCCGCAGTTCGTGGCGGGCAACGTGGTGGGTCTCGTGGGGGTGGACATCGTGGAGGTGGTCAAGCTGGTCGCAGCCGTACGACCGAGTCGGCTCCCATCTACGAGGAAGGGAATGAGGAGGGTGTAGAAGAGGCATGGCTTGGCACTGATTGGGTACTGTCTGATGACGACGGCAGGACACCGCGATGTACGCCTGGTGATGGTGCTGGGCCATCCCATACCGTCGATCATCAGGGCACTGTTCCAGCCCACACTACATCCCATGGTGCTAGCACGGACTTTGAGGGCCCTCCTCGTATGTCGCCCCTAGTTTTCAGTGGATCTGCCCATGATGGTGGATGCATATTTGTCCCCACACCAGGCATGCCCACCCCACCTCTAGTGCATGTGGACCCCACCATGTCAGCTCCATCTCAAACCCCCCACGGAGAGGCTGTACAGATTGAGCAGATACCGGCTGAGGACATTGAGCCGGTGGAGGCTTTGCGGAGATCGCGACGCCCGCGTGCGCATGCTCCCGATTGCGGGACCGGTGATGGTATGTACTTCGTCTACACTTCCCATCTTCTTGAGCTACTTGTACTGTTCAACTTCTTCTCAGCGAAAGTTTGGAGAACCAGAAAAATGGCTTCTCAATGGCGGAGAGACAACGACGATGGTCCTGCTGATCGGTCCCCACactttttcaagattattttGCCGAATGCTGTTCAAGAAGGAAAGCTT CGGATTCCAGATAAGTTCGTGCAGAAATTTGGAGTGGACCTGTCAGATATGGCCTTTCTCAGTATTCCAAATGGTAGAAAATGGAAAGTCAAGTTGACACGTAATGCTGGGGGGGTTTGGTTTCAAAATGGTTGGTCCGAATTTGCAAGCTCTCATGGTGTAGCCGTGGGCCACTTGCTGGTTTTCAAATATGTCGGAAATTCACAGTTTCATGTACTCATATTTGATGCCACTGCAACAGAAATAGACTATACTTTAGACGACGAACTCCAAGTTCATAGGATCGAAGATGATGAGAGTGATGACAGCTCTATTGAAATCATCAAACACTTTTATAGGGGAGAGGGTTCAG GATCAGCCCATCCTAAGAAAGACGGTGGTGTAGCTAAAAATCTTGTTATAGCCAATGCTTTTAAATCAGAAAATCCCCTTTTCACTGTTATCATGCGTCCATCCTACGTTAATGGCAAGGATCGTGCG gtGAAAAGATGTAGATCAAATAGATACTTGTTGCTGGAATTACTTGTGGCTGGAcatttt AGTTTACCCCAAGACATTATCAACTACTTACCAAGAGACGGGTTTACCAAGGACTACACCAAAGCAAGTATACTCCCTGTCAAGCTCCAGATTGTGGACCGAGTATGGCCTGTGAAGCTATACATTTATGAACGACGTGGGGGTTCATCATGTGTCGTATCAGCTGGTTGGTCTGCATTTGTGAGGGAAAATAGTTTGCAAGTAGAAGATGTTTGCGTATTTGAGCTGATTATGAGGGACGGTGTTTTGTTAAACGTCCACATTTTCAAGTGCCAAGACTAA